In Mastacembelus armatus unplaced genomic scaffold, fMasArm1.2, whole genome shotgun sequence, a single genomic region encodes these proteins:
- the LOC117152643 gene encoding zinc finger protein 239-like — protein MGLGLGLEGTRFRTTGDQAQGLWKCCFQKYQHVHTGKKTYNCDQCEKAFSHLGHLKTHQHIHSAEKPYSCDQCGKAFSQLGTLKTHQRIHSGEKPYSCDQCGKAFSRLDHLKLHQRIHSGEKPYSCDQCGKAFTESGHLKTHQRIHSGEKPYSCDQCGKAFTELSNLKIHQRIHSGEKPYSCDQCGKAFRQLSNLKIHQRIHSSEKPYSCDQCGKAFSQLGTLKAHQRIHSREKPYCCEQCGKFFLCSSALTAHQLIHTKKKCQN, from the exons ATGGGCCTGGGTTTAGGACTAGAGGGGACTAGATTTAGGACCACAGGGGATCAGGCACAGGGTTTGTGG AAATGCTGTTTCCAAAAGT ATCAGCATGTTCACACTGGAAAGAAAACGTACAACTGTGACCAGTGTGAAAAAGCCTTCTCCCACTTAggtcacctgaaaacacatcagcatattcactctgcagagaagccctatagctgtgaccagtgtggaaaagccttctcacagttaggcaccctgaaaacacatcagcgtattcactctggagagaagccctatagctgtgaccagtgtggaaaagccttctcacggtTAGACCACCTGAAAttacatcagcgtattcactctggagagaagccctatagctgtgaccagtgtggaaaagctttcacagagtcaggccacctcaaaacacatcagcgtattcactctggagagaagccctatagctgtgaccaatgtggaaaagccttcacagagttaaGCAATCTGAAAatacatcagcgtattcactctggagagaagccgtacagctgtgaccaatgtggaaaagctttCAGACAATTAAGCAATCTGAAAatacatcagcgtattcactcttcagagaagccctatagctgtgaccagtgtggaaaagccttctcacagttaggcaCCCTCAAagcacatcagcgtattcactctaGAGAGAAACCGTACTGTTGTGAGCAATGTGGAAAATTTTTTCTTTGCTCAAGTGCACTAACAGCCCATCAGCTCATTCACACCaagaagaaatgtcaaaactga
- the LOC113143891 gene encoding NACHT, LRR and PYD domains-containing protein 1-like isoform X2 — MPPSSFFIPELQTGPGCVSYRFRCPGPGAFQCTETGLVFVVAQEAELQYRTIQWDERLLQAGGKVAAGPLFSIQCPEDAVGQLHLPHCETEKALFSEGLVSVVHITDEGLSVLEPLEITDTHVIVKVTHLSAFGLIKDLWNRFWNNTSPVSGQVLLFRKPLSEIQNLNVFLLPSNIPLKEVSSQHQDSQNIVVPSKCRLIQGQSYRVNCQEACLIQPETEDFDLDFGPNYHPTFQIHLPINTTTVAVTVRDHKNTEVWNRSVYLTDAAPRNENLRRLQSPSAETLLSSVWTQFVQDVSEPVLLQQGVINQEEMESTRAETRTDRARAVINMRLTMGPEDILHILEDLGEDEFKKFKWFLEQEGIRRSQLEGARRPDTVSLMMQRYGLDGAVEETKKVLEKIPRKDLVQGLSDISLGPGPLWSQTSEAHPPQDPSAAPHTKDAAPRNKNLQRLQSPSPKILLSSAQPQFVQDVSEPVLNQLLDFLLQQGLINQEEMESIRAETRTDRAQAVMDMVRGKGTEASSVLIDGLCQLDPHLSRTLNLM; from the exons ATG CCTCCATCAAGCTTCTTCATACCTGAATTGCAAACTGGACCTGGATGTGTCTCCTACAG GTTCAGGTGTCCTGGTCCAGGTGCATTCCAGTGTACTGAGACTGGACTGGTGTTTGTTGTGGCTCAGGAGGCGGAGCTACAGTACAGAACCATCCAATGGGATGAAAGGCTCCTACAAGCAGGTGGTAAAGTGGCTGCAGGGCCCCTGTTCAGTATCCAGTGTCCAGAGGATGCTGTTGGTCAGCTCCACCTCCCACACTGTGAAACAGAGAAAG CTCTGTTCTCTGAAGGCCTGGTGTCTGTCGTCCACATCACTGATGAAGGGTTGAGCGTTCTCGAGCCGCTGGAGATCACAGACACTCATGTGATCGTCAAAGTCACTCATCTCTCAGCCTTTGGCCTGATCAAGGATCTGTGGAATAGGTTTTGGAACAACACGTCACCAGTTAGTGGCCAAGTGTTGCTGTTCCGCAAACCACTGTCCGAGATACAAAACCTCAATGTGTTTCTCCTGCCAAGCAACATCCCTCTGAAGGAG GTGAGCTCCCAGCACCAAGACTCTCAGAACATCGTGGTCCCTTCCAAATGTAGACTCATCCAGGGCCAAAGCTACAGAGTTAACTGTCAGGAGGCCTGTTTAATACAGCCTGAG ACAGAAGACTTTGACTTGGACTTTGGACCCAACTACCACCCGACCTTTCAGATCCACCTGCCTATAAACACAACCACAGTGGCCGTAACAGTCCGAgaccacaaaaacactgaagtcTGGAATCGCAGTGTTTACCTGACTG ATGCTGCTCCAAGAAATGAAAATCTAAGGAGGCTTCAGAGTCCTTCAGCAGAGACCTTGTTATCATCAGTTTGGACCCAGTTTGTTCAAGACGTGTCAGAACCAGTTCTTTTGCAGCAGGGTGTAATAAATCAGGAAGAAATGGAGTCCACCAGAGCAGAGACCAGGACTGACAGGGCTCGAGCTGTGATCAACATG AGACTCACAATGGGACCAGAGGACATATTACATATTCTAGAGGATCTGGGagaagatgaatttaaaaagttcaagtGGTTCCTGGAGCAGGAAGGCATCAGAAGGAGCCAGCTGGAGGGGGCAAGAAGACCTGACACTGTGAGTCTGATGATGCAGAGATATGGACTTGATGGAGCTGTGGAGGAGACCAAGAAGGTGTTAGAGAAGATTCCCAGGAAGGACCTGGTGCAGGGTCTGTCAGACATCAGCTTAGGACCAG GACCCCTCTGGTCTCAGACGTCTGAGGCTCACCCTCCTCAGgacccttcagcagctcctcacactaaag ATGCTGCTccaagaaataaaaatctacagAGGCTTCAGAGTCCGTCACCAAAGATCTTGTTATCATCAGCTCAGCCCCAGTTTGTTCAAGACGTGTCAGAACCAGTTCTGAACCAGCTGCTGGACTTTCTTTTGCAGCAGGGTCTAATAAATCAGGAAGAAATGGAGTCCATCAGAGCAGAGACCAGGACTGACAGAGCTCAAGCTGTGATGGACATGGTGAGAGGAAAAGGAACAGAAGCCAGTTCAGTCCTGATTGATGGTCTCTGTCAATTGGACCCACACCTTTCCAGAACCTTGAACCTGATGTGA
- the LOC113143891 gene encoding NACHT, LRR and PYD domains-containing protein 1b allele 2-like isoform X1 has protein sequence MDLGWNNLQDPDVQQLCDLVQSPDCSLQTLRFGLYGETVTQCSKDKSCVPDVKLDPNTAETKPGVCEDDTEPVMPPSSFFIPELQTGPGCVSYRFRCPGPGAFQCTETGLVFVVAQEAELQYRTIQWDERLLQAGGKVAAGPLFSIQCPEDAVGQLHLPHCETEKALFSEGLVSVVHITDEGLSVLEPLEITDTHVIVKVTHLSAFGLIKDLWNRFWNNTSPVSGQVLLFRKPLSEIQNLNVFLLPSNIPLKEVSSQHQDSQNIVVPSKCRLIQGQSYRVNCQEACLIQPETEDFDLDFGPNYHPTFQIHLPINTTTVAVTVRDHKNTEVWNRSVYLTDAAPRNENLRRLQSPSAETLLSSVWTQFVQDVSEPVLLQQGVINQEEMESTRAETRTDRARAVINMRLTMGPEDILHILEDLGEDEFKKFKWFLEQEGIRRSQLEGARRPDTVSLMMQRYGLDGAVEETKKVLEKIPRKDLVQGLSDISLGPGPLWSQTSEAHPPQDPSAAPHTKDAAPRNKNLQRLQSPSPKILLSSAQPQFVQDVSEPVLNQLLDFLLQQGLINQEEMESIRAETRTDRAQAVMDMVRGKGTEASSVLIDGLCQLDPHLSRTLNLM, from the exons gtgatcttgtccagagtccagactgtagcctgcagactctgag GTTTGGCCTCTATGGGGAAACAGTGACTCAATGTTCCAAAGACAAATCCT GTGTCCCTGATGTCaaactggatccaaacacagcagagacaaaacCCGGTGTGTGTGAGGACGACACAGAGCCGGTGATG CCTCCATCAAGCTTCTTCATACCTGAATTGCAAACTGGACCTGGATGTGTCTCCTACAG GTTCAGGTGTCCTGGTCCAGGTGCATTCCAGTGTACTGAGACTGGACTGGTGTTTGTTGTGGCTCAGGAGGCGGAGCTACAGTACAGAACCATCCAATGGGATGAAAGGCTCCTACAAGCAGGTGGTAAAGTGGCTGCAGGGCCCCTGTTCAGTATCCAGTGTCCAGAGGATGCTGTTGGTCAGCTCCACCTCCCACACTGTGAAACAGAGAAAG CTCTGTTCTCTGAAGGCCTGGTGTCTGTCGTCCACATCACTGATGAAGGGTTGAGCGTTCTCGAGCCGCTGGAGATCACAGACACTCATGTGATCGTCAAAGTCACTCATCTCTCAGCCTTTGGCCTGATCAAGGATCTGTGGAATAGGTTTTGGAACAACACGTCACCAGTTAGTGGCCAAGTGTTGCTGTTCCGCAAACCACTGTCCGAGATACAAAACCTCAATGTGTTTCTCCTGCCAAGCAACATCCCTCTGAAGGAG GTGAGCTCCCAGCACCAAGACTCTCAGAACATCGTGGTCCCTTCCAAATGTAGACTCATCCAGGGCCAAAGCTACAGAGTTAACTGTCAGGAGGCCTGTTTAATACAGCCTGAG ACAGAAGACTTTGACTTGGACTTTGGACCCAACTACCACCCGACCTTTCAGATCCACCTGCCTATAAACACAACCACAGTGGCCGTAACAGTCCGAgaccacaaaaacactgaagtcTGGAATCGCAGTGTTTACCTGACTG ATGCTGCTCCAAGAAATGAAAATCTAAGGAGGCTTCAGAGTCCTTCAGCAGAGACCTTGTTATCATCAGTTTGGACCCAGTTTGTTCAAGACGTGTCAGAACCAGTTCTTTTGCAGCAGGGTGTAATAAATCAGGAAGAAATGGAGTCCACCAGAGCAGAGACCAGGACTGACAGGGCTCGAGCTGTGATCAACATG AGACTCACAATGGGACCAGAGGACATATTACATATTCTAGAGGATCTGGGagaagatgaatttaaaaagttcaagtGGTTCCTGGAGCAGGAAGGCATCAGAAGGAGCCAGCTGGAGGGGGCAAGAAGACCTGACACTGTGAGTCTGATGATGCAGAGATATGGACTTGATGGAGCTGTGGAGGAGACCAAGAAGGTGTTAGAGAAGATTCCCAGGAAGGACCTGGTGCAGGGTCTGTCAGACATCAGCTTAGGACCAG GACCCCTCTGGTCTCAGACGTCTGAGGCTCACCCTCCTCAGgacccttcagcagctcctcacactaaag ATGCTGCTccaagaaataaaaatctacagAGGCTTCAGAGTCCGTCACCAAAGATCTTGTTATCATCAGCTCAGCCCCAGTTTGTTCAAGACGTGTCAGAACCAGTTCTGAACCAGCTGCTGGACTTTCTTTTGCAGCAGGGTCTAATAAATCAGGAAGAAATGGAGTCCATCAGAGCAGAGACCAGGACTGACAGAGCTCAAGCTGTGATGGACATGGTGAGAGGAAAAGGAACAGAAGCCAGTTCAGTCCTGATTGATGGTCTCTGTCAATTGGACCCACACCTTTCCAGAACCTTGAACCTGATGTGA